A region from the Oceanidesulfovibrio marinus genome encodes:
- a CDS encoding YrhK family protein, with amino-acid sequence MPHLFISRPRLYNLARESKELHTQFVWETINAFVYKAGGLVFIIGSILFFPALEKYQDIGAWTFFVGSLLYLVVTGHDMAEVRLHWKKKRSHKRDRRQEVTSAASYLFGTILFTVGSIFFLSWVGWSTAGAWCFVIGSLLFVLGASINITRIVKAEGMLTLQLMNYTAVTFVAGSLLFTVASVPYLWHLHNPADKTTLYAFLAWQYLIGSVLFFTGGVFNYWRIYVYMRKRILRQEAAQRAAK; translated from the coding sequence ATGCCCCATCTGTTCATCAGCCGGCCGCGGCTCTACAACCTGGCCAGGGAAAGCAAGGAACTCCACACCCAGTTCGTCTGGGAAACCATCAACGCCTTTGTCTACAAGGCGGGCGGGCTGGTCTTCATTATCGGCAGCATCCTCTTCTTCCCGGCGCTTGAGAAGTATCAGGACATCGGCGCCTGGACCTTCTTCGTGGGCTCACTGCTTTATCTGGTCGTCACCGGCCACGACATGGCAGAGGTCCGCCTCCACTGGAAAAAGAAGAGAAGCCACAAACGGGATAGACGGCAGGAGGTCACCTCCGCCGCCAGCTACCTCTTCGGCACCATCCTCTTCACCGTGGGCAGCATCTTCTTTCTCTCCTGGGTGGGTTGGAGCACCGCAGGGGCGTGGTGCTTTGTCATCGGCAGCCTGCTCTTCGTGCTCGGCGCGTCCATAAACATCACGCGGATCGTCAAAGCCGAGGGCATGCTCACCCTGCAGCTCATGAACTACACGGCCGTCACGTTCGTGGCCGGCTCGCTGCTCTTCACCGTGGCCTCGGTGCCGTACCTGTGGCACCTGCACAACCCGGCGGACAAAACCACGCTCTACGCCTTCCTGGCGTGGCAGTACCTCATCGGCAGCGTGCTCTTCTTCACCGGGGGCGTCTTCAACTACTGGCGCATCTATGTATATATGCGCAAACGCATCCTGCGGCAGGAGGCCGCACAGAGGGCCGCGAAGTAA
- a CDS encoding DUF2325 domain-containing protein has protein sequence MLMDTQKNLTETAPKRKRVWELVDLQCPIIGTCLTIGELRKIARQANVDFPEGVSEFDIHSYFVSSCKEPTRAARLVSKKLDKKFAAKLRRYNACKEDDSLRALWREDREHGDIPGPFWAVLSHAHATIELRTEVFSEVHMLSHLVGAANRADIRRLSMLEAEQERLQFTISKMKHVFAKRVATLREERDALADEAIALRRELRWRGDKASAPSQENASGNIFDEYELETLRRELEEAKRERNEAVKLLEAESRRLEYLESERRELAAENAVLEGEIARMLEKPGGCPDGCPESCSGCPCPDLCGMCVLYVGGRTGLVPQYRALVESRGGTLIHHDGGMEEASKRLESFLAQADAVVCPVDCVSHEACTIVKSFCKRSLKPCFMMRTAGISSLAKTVSCLPEQSCDRGAYVMPVLGANPESSC, from the coding sequence ATGCTGATGGACACGCAAAAAAATCTCACCGAGACAGCACCCAAGCGCAAACGCGTCTGGGAGCTTGTCGATCTGCAGTGCCCGATCATCGGTACATGTCTGACCATCGGCGAGCTCCGTAAGATTGCCCGCCAGGCCAACGTGGATTTTCCGGAGGGCGTCTCGGAGTTCGATATCCACAGCTACTTCGTCTCAAGCTGCAAGGAGCCCACGCGGGCCGCACGGCTTGTGTCCAAAAAGTTGGACAAGAAGTTCGCGGCCAAGCTGCGCCGTTACAACGCATGCAAGGAGGACGATTCCCTGCGCGCGCTCTGGCGGGAGGATCGCGAACACGGCGACATCCCCGGACCGTTCTGGGCCGTGCTCTCCCATGCGCATGCCACCATAGAGCTGCGGACCGAGGTTTTCAGCGAGGTGCACATGCTCTCCCACCTGGTTGGCGCGGCCAACCGGGCGGACATCCGCCGTCTGTCCATGCTTGAGGCCGAGCAGGAGCGGTTGCAGTTCACCATATCCAAGATGAAGCATGTGTTCGCCAAGCGCGTGGCGACGTTGCGTGAAGAGCGCGACGCCCTGGCCGACGAGGCGATTGCGCTCCGGCGCGAGCTCCGCTGGCGCGGGGACAAGGCGTCCGCGCCGTCGCAGGAGAACGCATCCGGCAATATCTTTGACGAGTACGAGCTGGAGACGCTTCGCCGGGAGCTGGAGGAGGCGAAGCGCGAGCGTAACGAGGCCGTGAAGCTGCTGGAGGCCGAGTCGCGCCGCCTGGAGTATCTGGAGTCGGAGCGCCGGGAGCTGGCCGCGGAAAACGCCGTGCTCGAAGGGGAGATCGCCCGGATGCTCGAAAAGCCGGGAGGCTGTCCGGACGGCTGCCCCGAGTCCTGCAGCGGCTGTCCCTGTCCGGACCTCTGCGGCATGTGCGTCCTCTATGTGGGCGGCCGCACCGGCCTTGTGCCGCAATACCGCGCGCTGGTGGAATCCCGCGGCGGCACGCTGATCCACCACGACGGCGGCATGGAGGAGGCCTCCAAGCGGCTGGAAAGCTTCCTGGCCCAGGCCGACGCCGTGGTCTGCCCGGTGGACTGCGTCAGCCACGAGGCATGCACCATCGTCAAGTCGTTCTGCAAACGCTCGCTCAAGCCGTGCTTCATGATGCGCACGGCCGGAATATCTTCATTGGCCAAGACCGTCTCATGCCTGCCGGAGCAAAGCTGCGATCGCGGCGCGTACGTGATGCCGGTTCTTGGTGCTAATCCTGAATCATCCTGTTGA
- a CDS encoding HD-GYP domain-containing protein gives MGYILTLNQQEPAGAQAPALKTGRTVSQRVITPPCSPLCRSIHQFAESLGNAMDAKDHCTKDHSEQVAVVAYGLALELGFSPKRAGAIHIAGHLHDIGKIGLPDSILSKPGKLDEHEWAEVRRHPVIGAQIVAPVAALNGASGIAGMILHHHERWDGRGYPDGLDGRDIPAGARVLAVADSLSAMVQDRPYRPGMSMADALEELWHASGTQLDPSMVAAFLDMADRAFRPAMPRNAAEAIALLSRLHGAPPDAPDSIYVPHL, from the coding sequence ATGGGCTATATCTTGACACTGAATCAACAAGAACCCGCAGGCGCCCAGGCGCCAGCCCTGAAGACCGGCCGGACCGTGTCGCAACGCGTGATTACGCCGCCGTGCAGCCCGCTCTGCCGGTCCATCCACCAATTTGCGGAGTCCCTGGGCAACGCCATGGACGCCAAGGACCACTGCACCAAAGACCACTCTGAGCAGGTCGCGGTCGTGGCCTACGGCTTGGCTCTGGAGCTCGGCTTCTCGCCCAAACGGGCCGGGGCCATCCACATTGCCGGCCACCTGCACGACATCGGCAAGATCGGTCTGCCGGATAGTATCTTGAGCAAGCCCGGCAAGCTGGACGAGCACGAGTGGGCCGAGGTGCGGCGGCATCCGGTCATCGGCGCGCAGATCGTCGCCCCGGTGGCGGCGCTCAACGGCGCGTCCGGCATCGCCGGCATGATTCTGCACCACCACGAACGCTGGGACGGCCGGGGCTACCCGGATGGTCTGGACGGCCGGGACATTCCAGCCGGCGCACGCGTGCTCGCCGTTGCCGACTCGCTTTCGGCCATGGTGCAGGACAGGCCCTACCGGCCCGGCATGTCCATGGCCGACGCCCTTGAGGAGCTCTGGCATGCATCAGGCACCCAGCTCGACCCCAGCATGGTGGCGGCGTTTCTCGACATGGCCGACCGGGCCTTCCGTCCGGCAATGCCCAGAAACGCCGCCGAAGCCATCGCCCTGCTTTCGCGCCTGCACGGGGCCCCGCCCGATGCACCGGACTCGATCTACGTGCCGCACTTGTGA
- the eutC gene encoding ethanolamine ammonia-lyase subunit EutC: protein MAKKQSHVTPDMWSELKRFTDARISLGRCGCSLPLSESLSFKLAHAQARDAVWSPFNIDELAGEIEALGGSCLRLASSVEDRSEYLTRPDKGRKLSDDSRRRLESQSKGYDLCIVVSDGLSSRAIHENAASFLESFLILSRNVGLRVTPVCLVENGRVAIADEIAAILKARLSVILIGERPGLSSPNSMGIYMTYAPKPGATDESRNCISNVRTGGMTVDAAVQKLAYLVETAFHMQTSGVALKDKMAQDYLPYSGIQPALKG, encoded by the coding sequence ATGGCCAAGAAACAATCGCACGTCACGCCGGACATGTGGAGCGAGCTCAAGCGGTTCACGGATGCGCGGATCAGCCTGGGCCGTTGTGGCTGCAGCCTGCCGCTTTCGGAAAGTCTTTCCTTCAAGCTGGCCCACGCCCAGGCACGGGATGCGGTGTGGAGCCCTTTCAATATTGACGAGCTGGCCGGAGAGATCGAGGCTCTGGGGGGGAGCTGTCTGCGGCTTGCAAGCAGCGTGGAGGACCGCAGCGAGTACCTCACCCGGCCGGACAAGGGGCGGAAGCTCAGTGACGATTCACGTAGGCGTCTGGAATCGCAAAGCAAGGGGTATGATCTCTGTATCGTGGTCAGCGACGGCCTCTCCTCCCGCGCCATCCACGAGAATGCGGCCTCGTTTCTGGAGTCCTTCCTGATTCTCAGCCGCAACGTGGGGCTGCGCGTGACCCCGGTCTGCCTGGTGGAGAACGGCCGTGTGGCCATTGCCGACGAGATCGCGGCCATTCTGAAGGCCAGGCTTTCGGTCATCCTCATCGGTGAACGGCCGGGCCTGAGCTCGCCCAACTCCATGGGCATTTACATGACCTACGCGCCAAAGCCGGGCGCAACGGACGAGTCGCGCAACTGCATCTCCAACGTGCGCACCGGCGGCATGACTGTCGACGCCGCCGTGCAGAAGCTGGCCTATCTGGTGGAAACGGCGTTCCACATGCAGACATCGGGCGTGGCGCTCAAGGACAAGATGGCGCAGGACTACCTGCCGTACAGCGGTATCCAGCCGGCGCTGAAGGGCTGA
- a CDS encoding ethanolamine ammonia-lyase subunit EutB, with protein MTLRELMAKATPLRSGDVLAGIAASSEEERVQAQMKLADVPLKKFLNECVIPYEKDEVTRLIIDGHDAEAFAPVSSFTVGDMRDWLLTDAADTAALQALAPGLTPEMVAAVSKLMRLQDLILVASKCEVVTRFRNTIGLPGHFSVRLQPNHPTDDLEGIAASTLDGLCYGCGDAVIGINPATDNLENISRLLWMLDMIIQRHEIPTQSCVLTHVTTTMEAIAQGVPVDLCFQSIAGTEKGNTSFGISLAMLQEAYEATLSQHRGTVGENVMYFETGQGSALSANAHGGVDQQTIEARTYAVARKFKPLLVNTVVGFIGPEYLFNGKQIIRAGLEDHFCGKLLGLPMGVDVCYTNHAEADQDDMDALLTLLGTAGCNYVMGIPGADDIMLNYQSTSFHDAAYLRKLLGKKPAPEFAEWLERAGVLDPTGNLRPIEGGNTLLALPENLPTD; from the coding sequence ATGACCCTGCGCGAACTGATGGCCAAGGCCACGCCGCTGCGATCGGGCGACGTGCTGGCCGGCATAGCCGCGTCGTCTGAGGAAGAGCGCGTTCAAGCGCAGATGAAGCTCGCGGACGTGCCACTCAAGAAATTTCTGAACGAATGCGTGATCCCGTACGAAAAGGACGAGGTCACAAGGCTGATTATCGACGGCCATGACGCCGAAGCCTTTGCCCCGGTGAGCAGCTTCACCGTGGGCGACATGCGGGACTGGCTGCTCACGGACGCGGCCGATACGGCAGCGCTGCAGGCGCTGGCCCCTGGCCTGACTCCGGAGATGGTCGCTGCTGTCTCCAAGCTGATGCGGCTTCAGGATCTCATTCTCGTGGCTTCCAAGTGCGAGGTGGTTACGCGCTTCCGCAACACCATCGGCCTGCCCGGCCATTTCTCGGTGCGGCTGCAGCCCAACCACCCCACCGACGACCTGGAAGGCATCGCCGCCTCCACCCTGGACGGTTTGTGCTACGGCTGCGGCGACGCGGTCATCGGCATCAACCCGGCCACGGACAACCTGGAGAACATCTCGCGGCTGTTGTGGATGCTCGACATGATCATCCAACGACATGAAATCCCAACGCAAAGCTGCGTACTGACACACGTGACCACCACCATGGAGGCCATCGCGCAAGGCGTGCCCGTGGACCTCTGCTTCCAGTCCATTGCCGGCACGGAGAAGGGCAACACCAGCTTCGGCATCTCCCTGGCCATGCTCCAGGAAGCGTACGAGGCCACGCTCTCGCAACATCGCGGTACTGTTGGCGAAAACGTTATGTACTTCGAGACAGGGCAGGGCAGTGCGCTCTCGGCCAACGCCCACGGCGGCGTGGACCAGCAGACCATCGAGGCCCGCACCTACGCCGTGGCCAGAAAGTTCAAGCCATTGCTGGTGAATACGGTTGTCGGCTTCATCGGACCGGAGTACCTATTCAATGGTAAACAGATCATACGCGCCGGCCTGGAGGACCATTTCTGCGGCAAGCTCCTGGGGCTGCCCATGGGTGTGGACGTCTGCTACACGAACCACGCCGAGGCCGACCAGGACGACATGGACGCGCTCTTGACCCTGCTCGGGACGGCCGGCTGCAATTATGTCATGGGCATTCCCGGTGCAGACGACATCATGCTCAACTACCAGTCCACATCGTTCCACGATGCGGCGTATCTGCGTAAGCTTCTGGGCAAGAAGCCGGCGCCGGAGTTTGCCGAGTGGCTGGAGCGAGCGGGCGTGCTGGACCCCACGGGCAACCTGCGGCCCATCGAGGGCGGCAACACGCTGCTGGCCCTGCCCGAGAACCTGCCGACTGACTGA
- a CDS encoding TRAP transporter large permease produces the protein MSHEMIALLMFSSLLLLLLTGQRVFGVVGFVGAVASLFLWGDGGAEMPFNASIVLLNWFPMLTLPLFIFMGYILSESGIADDLYKMLHVWMGPLRGGLAIGTVVLMVAISAMNGLSVAGMAIGTSIALPEMLKRGYDKKMVTGVIQAGSSLGIMVPPSIVLVLYGMIARQPVSQLWLAGVLPGLLFAVLFIGYIVIRCFIQKDLGPALSAEERAQITWSEKMRLLRAGVLPLIIVFTVTGLFMMGVTSLVESSAVGAGAATLAALANRRLSFKVLDSALHKTLSVSCMFMWIILAALCFGAVFDGLGAVHAIEILFLDEWGLSPWGVLIMMQVSYIIMGMFLDDTAMLVIVAPLYIPLIIELGFNPVWYGVLYTVTCQIAYMTPPFGYNLFLMKAMAPKEVTLVDIYGSIVPFVILMVIGLGLVMAFPQIALYLPQLYFGG, from the coding sequence ATGAGCCACGAAATGATCGCCCTTTTGATGTTCTCCAGCCTGCTGCTTCTGCTGCTGACAGGTCAGCGGGTCTTCGGAGTGGTGGGCTTTGTCGGCGCGGTCGCATCCCTCTTCCTGTGGGGCGACGGCGGCGCGGAGATGCCCTTCAACGCAAGCATCGTGCTGCTCAACTGGTTCCCCATGCTCACGCTGCCCCTGTTCATCTTCATGGGCTACATACTTTCGGAATCAGGAATCGCGGACGATCTCTATAAAATGTTGCACGTGTGGATGGGACCGCTACGCGGCGGCCTGGCCATAGGCACGGTCGTGCTCATGGTGGCCATCTCGGCCATGAACGGCCTGAGCGTAGCGGGAATGGCCATCGGCACAAGTATCGCGCTGCCGGAGATGCTCAAACGTGGCTACGACAAGAAGATGGTCACGGGCGTCATCCAGGCCGGCAGCTCGCTCGGCATCATGGTGCCGCCCAGCATCGTGCTCGTGCTCTACGGCATGATCGCCAGACAGCCCGTGAGCCAGCTCTGGCTGGCCGGCGTTTTGCCCGGCCTGCTCTTCGCCGTGCTCTTCATCGGCTACATCGTCATCCGCTGCTTCATCCAGAAGGATCTGGGCCCGGCCCTGAGCGCCGAGGAACGCGCGCAGATCACCTGGAGCGAGAAGATGCGGCTCCTGCGCGCCGGCGTGCTGCCGCTGATCATCGTCTTCACCGTGACCGGCTTGTTCATGATGGGCGTGACCAGCCTGGTGGAAAGCTCGGCTGTGGGCGCGGGAGCCGCGACCCTGGCCGCCCTCGCCAACCGGCGGCTGAGCTTCAAGGTGCTCGATTCGGCCCTGCACAAGACGCTGTCCGTGAGCTGCATGTTCATGTGGATCATTCTGGCGGCCCTGTGCTTCGGCGCGGTATTCGACGGCCTGGGCGCCGTGCACGCCATCGAGATACTCTTCCTGGACGAGTGGGGCCTCAGCCCCTGGGGCGTTCTCATCATGATGCAGGTCTCCTACATCATCATGGGCATGTTCCTGGATGATACGGCCATGCTCGTCATCGTGGCGCCACTGTACATCCCGCTGATCATCGAGCTGGGCTTCAACCCGGTCTGGTACGGCGTGCTGTACACGGTTACCTGCCAGATCGCGTACATGACCCCGCCGTTCGGCTACAATCTGTTCCTCATGAAGGCCATGGCCCCCAAGGAGGTGACGCTGGTGGACATCTACGGCTCCATCGTTCCGTTCGTTATCCTCATGGTTATCGGCCTCGGCCTCGTCATGGCGTTCCCGCAGATCGCCCTGTACCTGCCGCAGCTGTACTTCGGCGGTTAG
- a CDS encoding TRAP transporter small permease subunit: MYLVFVMMAILLYASLSRTIFNSPVIWAVEMAQFTMAAYYLLGGGYSLILRGHVRMDVLYTRWSERTRAIVDSFTNILLIVYLLVLLYGSISSTVYSIEYGQTNYSAWAPPLAPIKIIMVIGIVLMLLQTISRSIKDICRAKGIDVAETFGDYLP, from the coding sequence ATGTATCTGGTGTTCGTGATGATGGCGATACTTCTGTACGCCTCGTTGTCGCGGACGATTTTCAACTCGCCGGTCATCTGGGCCGTGGAAATGGCACAGTTCACCATGGCGGCCTACTACCTGCTGGGCGGTGGTTATTCACTTATCCTCAGAGGCCATGTCCGCATGGACGTGCTCTATACCAGGTGGTCCGAAAGAACCCGAGCAATCGTTGATTCGTTCACCAACATTCTGCTCATCGTCTATCTGCTCGTCCTGCTGTACGGCAGCATTTCCAGCACGGTGTACTCCATCGAGTACGGCCAGACCAACTACTCGGCCTGGGCGCCGCCGCTGGCCCCCATCAAGATCATCATGGTCATCGGCATCGTCCTGATGCTGTTGCAGACCATATCACGCTCCATCAAGGACATCTGCAGAGCAAAGGGTATTGATGTGGCTGAAACGTTTGGAGATTACCTGCCATGA
- a CDS encoding TRAP transporter substrate-binding protein, whose product MKRRDFIKKASVGATAAAATTTIAAPFVHAAKKTPIRWRLQTYAGPALAEHVIKPQIEAFNKIANGDMVIELYNADQLVPTPELFRAMQKGTIDAVQSDDDSIAAPVDVSVFAAYFPFATRYSLDVPTLFNQYGLNEIWEEAYNEVDGVTWLGSGPWDPCNFATKSPINSLEDLKGKRVFTFPTGGKFLQRFGVVPVTLPWEDVEVALQTGELDGIAWSGITEDYTVGWADVTEYYLTNNISGAWIGSYFANSEKWEAVPEHLKALFKVTMDSSNYNRMSWYWWGEAHYRVNGGKLKLTTIPEHEWDKVEAEAVKYWDEIAAKSPRNAKVVEILKKYTDTMKKAGKPYRYAD is encoded by the coding sequence ATGAAACGTAGAGACTTCATCAAAAAAGCCAGTGTGGGCGCAACCGCCGCCGCTGCAACGACCACCATCGCAGCGCCTTTTGTTCACGCTGCCAAGAAAACACCCATCCGCTGGCGCCTGCAGACCTATGCTGGCCCGGCTCTTGCCGAGCACGTGATCAAGCCTCAGATCGAGGCCTTCAACAAGATCGCCAACGGCGACATGGTCATCGAGCTGTACAACGCCGACCAACTCGTCCCCACCCCCGAGCTGTTCCGCGCCATGCAGAAGGGCACCATCGACGCCGTGCAGAGCGATGACGACTCCATTGCCGCTCCTGTGGATGTCTCCGTCTTCGCCGCCTACTTCCCCTTTGCCACCCGCTACTCCCTGGACGTGCCCACCCTGTTCAATCAGTACGGGCTCAACGAGATCTGGGAAGAGGCCTACAACGAGGTGGATGGCGTGACCTGGCTCGGCTCCGGCCCCTGGGACCCCTGCAACTTCGCCACCAAGTCCCCCATCAACTCCCTGGAAGACCTCAAGGGCAAGCGCGTCTTTACCTTCCCCACCGGCGGCAAGTTCCTGCAGCGCTTCGGCGTGGTGCCGGTGACTCTGCCGTGGGAGGACGTGGAAGTGGCCCTGCAGACCGGCGAGCTGGACGGCATTGCCTGGTCCGGCATCACCGAGGACTACACCGTGGGTTGGGCCGACGTGACCGAGTACTACCTGACCAACAACATCTCCGGCGCCTGGATCGGCTCGTACTTCGCCAACTCCGAGAAGTGGGAAGCCGTGCCCGAGCATCTCAAAGCGCTCTTCAAGGTCACCATGGACAGCTCCAACTACAACCGCATGAGCTGGTACTGGTGGGGCGAGGCGCACTACCGCGTCAACGGCGGCAAGCTCAAGCTCACCACCATTCCCGAGCACGAGTGGGACAAGGTGGAGGCCGAGGCCGTCAAGTACTGGGATGAGATCGCGGCCAAGAGCCCCCGCAACGCCAAGGTGGTCGAGATCCTCAAGAAGTACACCGATACCATGAAAAAGGCTGGCAAGCCGTACCGTTACGCCGACTAA
- a CDS encoding sigma 54-interacting transcriptional regulator, whose product MSVPNQYLHILDSVSYAIVTMDLDCRVTYLNERAKIFLTGRGRDHYRVGIEAESILPLAAPQARKAMQTEEFRHGDGRIVDRGEELFFEITPLMADGVLAGAVVSLQRPERFEELATKLDSHRRLSKQLQTIFDASSDGIWVCDGDGIVISINRASEQINGIRAEAVIGRNVETIVLSGMVDRSVTVEVLRCKEQVSIMQHIKRTEKELLVTGTPAFDEKGEINLVVVNERDVTDLNRLKSNLESMTRAKEKAQDELTGFMMLELDQAGIVAESKAMRKLLTTAMKLAQLDASGILLLGESGTGKSLAAKFIHKNSPRRDKPFISINCAALPESLFEAELFGHEKGAFTGASERGKIGLIGLAGDGTLFLDEVGELPLSVQAKLLKCLDENEYLPVGGRTPKKMQCSIIAATNRDLELMVRKNRFRQDLFYRLNTFVLSIPPLRERMEDLFELTSHYLTVYNEKFGQTKRFTTRTLDIFQAYPFPGNVRELVNIIKKGVALHDGDVLDEFFEDALHSPSGDSPSRELSLSQELDRAERLALQRAVAACSTTRQVAALLGTSQPTVVRKLKKHGLSL is encoded by the coding sequence ATGTCAGTCCCGAACCAGTACCTGCACATCCTGGACAGCGTCAGCTACGCTATTGTCACCATGGATCTCGACTGCCGCGTGACCTACCTCAACGAGCGCGCCAAGATCTTTCTCACAGGCCGCGGCCGCGACCACTACCGTGTGGGCATCGAGGCGGAATCCATCCTGCCCCTGGCCGCGCCGCAGGCCAGGAAAGCCATGCAGACAGAGGAGTTCCGGCACGGCGACGGCCGCATCGTGGATCGGGGCGAGGAGCTGTTCTTCGAGATCACGCCGCTCATGGCGGACGGCGTATTGGCCGGCGCCGTGGTCAGCCTGCAGCGGCCGGAACGATTCGAGGAACTGGCCACCAAACTGGATTCCCACCGCCGGCTTTCCAAGCAGCTCCAGACGATCTTCGACGCCTCCAGCGACGGCATCTGGGTCTGCGACGGCGACGGCATCGTCATCAGCATCAACCGCGCCTCGGAGCAGATCAACGGCATCCGCGCCGAGGCCGTAATCGGCCGCAACGTGGAGACCATCGTGCTCAGCGGCATGGTGGATCGCTCGGTTACGGTGGAGGTGCTGCGCTGCAAGGAGCAGGTCTCCATCATGCAGCACATCAAGCGCACGGAAAAAGAGCTGCTGGTCACAGGCACGCCGGCCTTTGACGAGAAGGGCGAGATCAACCTGGTGGTGGTCAACGAGCGCGACGTGACGGACCTCAATCGGCTCAAATCGAATCTGGAGAGCATGACCCGGGCCAAGGAAAAGGCCCAGGACGAGCTCACCGGCTTCATGATGCTGGAGCTGGACCAGGCCGGCATCGTTGCCGAGAGCAAGGCCATGCGCAAGCTCCTGACCACGGCCATGAAGCTGGCGCAGCTCGACGCCTCGGGCATCCTGCTGCTGGGCGAGTCCGGCACGGGCAAGAGTCTGGCCGCCAAGTTCATACACAAGAACAGCCCCCGCCGGGACAAGCCGTTCATCAGCATCAACTGCGCGGCCCTGCCGGAGTCGCTGTTCGAGGCCGAGCTCTTCGGCCACGAAAAAGGCGCCTTCACCGGCGCTTCGGAGCGCGGCAAGATCGGGCTCATCGGCCTGGCCGGCGACGGCACTCTGTTTCTGGACGAGGTGGGCGAGCTGCCCCTGTCCGTGCAGGCCAAGCTGCTCAAGTGCCTGGACGAGAACGAGTACCTGCCCGTGGGCGGCCGCACGCCCAAGAAGATGCAGTGCTCCATCATCGCGGCCACCAACCGCGACCTGGAGCTCATGGTCCGGAAAAACAGGTTCCGCCAGGACCTCTTCTACAGGCTGAACACCTTCGTGCTCTCCATCCCGCCGCTGCGTGAGCGCATGGAAGACCTCTTCGAGCTCACCAGCCACTACCTCACCGTGTATAATGAGAAGTTCGGCCAGACCAAACGGTTCACAACCCGCACCCTGGACATCTTCCAGGCTTACCCGTTCCCCGGCAACGTCCGCGAGCTGGTGAACATCATCAAGAAAGGCGTGGCCTTACACGACGGCGACGTGCTCGATGAGTTCTTCGAGGACGCTCTGCACTCGCCGTCAGGCGACTCGCCCAGCCGGGAGCTGAGCCTGTCGCAGGAGCTGGACCGGGCCGAACGCCTGGCCCTGCAACGGGCCGTGGCCGCCTGCAGCACCACCCGACAGGTGGCTGCATTGCTCGGCACCAGCCAGCCCACCGTAGTGCGTAAACTCAAGAAGCACGGCCTCTCGCTTTAG